The Daucus carota subsp. sativus chromosome 7, DH1 v3.0, whole genome shotgun sequence genome window below encodes:
- the LOC108194666 gene encoding uncharacterized protein LOC108194666, giving the protein MQGRMFDHIQSLDKSRSNWKIKARLTRFWPTFSPETAAIKGFNLILLDDDVYPDNWRAIDKEVAEGKVYVLENFQVRETIGKLKPVSTRLCIRLLSSNVIEAVEDDVMIPKHKFEFMDMGDLLDECQRLTENQNPEFAYDVIGVVEHFKKVKKVQTKYGERDQSRFIFSDGSLKFKVTLWGDLASSVSESFKPDLEKPVIGILTSAKLSTFREEHQIGALPSTKIFFILDIDSVAEFRERLIEEGYKPPEDSDEGTSEPPLSLVIEKTSFKDLIENSVTYRDKRTVIVKFLITKIEDEDNLWFNSCVSCQAEVEKVDKKFKCPECKRSFGYAEKRFRIVALADDSTLVTNVILMDRFVKRVAGTTVANILSEIKKDSSVPVLSTLFQTIIGKDVTVFIKLTDATVAGDSNLYNIVDICDSPTDEVAIVQASPSNTSASFTMDGALADIELFQTLGSSQSVTKKIKMG; this is encoded by the exons ATGCAAGGAAGGATGTTCGATCACATTCAGAGTTTGGACAAGTCAAGGAGTAACTGGAAGATCAAAGCTAGGCTTACACGTTTCTGGCCAACATTTTCCCCCGAAACTGCGGCTATTAAGGGATTCAACCTAATTCTGCTCGATGATGAT GTTTATCCTGATAATTGGAGAGCTATAGACAAGGAAGTTGCTGAAGGAAAGGTTTACGTGCTTGAGAACTTCCAGGTTAGGGAAACCATTGGGAAGCTCAAGCCAGTTTCGACAAGGTTATGCATACGACTTCTTAGCAGTAATGTCATTGAGGCTGTTGAAGATGATGTTATGATCCCTAAACACAAGTTCGAGTTTATGGATATGGGCGACTTGCTTGACGAGTGCCAACGTCTGACAGAGAATCAAAATCCTGAGTTTGCTTatg ATGTCATTGGTGTTGTTGAACACTTCAAGAAGGTTAAAAAAGTTCAAACTAAATATGGAGAGAGAGACCAGTCACGCTTCATATTCAGTGATGGGAG TTTGAAATTCAAGGTCACGCTATGGGGTGATCTTGCCAGCTCTGTCAGTGAGAGTTTTAAGCCTGATCTTGAGAAGCCTGTCATAGGCATTCTTACAAGTGCCAAATTGTCAACCTTTAGgg AGGAGCACCAAATTGGAGCGTTGCCATCCACAAAGATTTTCTTCATCCTTGATATTGACTCAGTTGCTGAATTTCGTGAAAG GTTAATTGAAGAAGGTTACAAGCCACCTGAAGATTCTGACGAAGGCACATCTGAGCCTCCTCTTAGTCTGGTGATTGAGAAGACGTCATTCAAAGACCTTATTGAGAACTCTGTCACTTATCGTGACAAG AGAACCGTCATTGTCAAGTTTCTCATCACCAAGATCGAGGATGAAGATAACTTGTGGTTTAATAGCTGTGTTTCATGCCAAGCTGAGGTTGAGAAAGTTGACAAAAAATTTAAGTGTCCAGAATGCAAGCGCAGTTTTGGATATGCTGAGAAGAG GTTTCGAATAGTTGCGCTGGCTGATGATTCTACCCTGGTGACTAATGTGATACTCATGGATCGCTTTGTCAAGCGTGTGGCCGGTACCACAGTGGCTAATATTCTAAGTGAGATCAAAAAG GATAGCTCTGTTCCTGTTTTGTCCACTCTGTTCCAAACCATTATTGGGAAGGATGTCACCGTTTTCATCAAGCTCACAGATGCTACTGTTGCTGGAGACAGCAATCTATATAACATTGTTGATATTTGTGATTCTCCTACCGATGAGGTTGCTATTGTCCAAGCTTCACCATCCAACACATCTGCCTCTTTTACAATGGATGGG GCACTGGCTGACATAGAGCTTTTCCAGACCCTGGGATCATCTCAATCTGTCACAAAGAAGATCAAAATG GGTtaa